A genomic window from Leptospiraceae bacterium includes:
- a CDS encoding methyltransferase domain-containing protein produces the protein MNTENKKTDEHFHMGKEYEKYSSSQKAIGRILLESLVEYAKLYLKESNEFSVVDLACGPGNLSIGIKQRLEKEYLNTKINMTGLDYTEDNVKLLIDGSKNSIKGVVGSFFELPLEPESMDIITSNEGLHWQPPYKMDEIIYSHLSGQEKEKYKSWAIGNFTKAIQNIYRVLKKDGIVVVQFGHEGQLQKLWDLIQEVLNEAKFQKYKAKINFPLYYPAEDEIIHAFVQAGFNKGKIEKKSFNQELTEDNPKDITGFLRAFTKPGFKAFFASEDLKLFYSTVRNKLSQMDLNEFRKDQWHRTLIKVRK, from the coding sequence ATGAATACAGAAAACAAAAAAACAGACGAACATTTTCACATGGGTAAAGAATATGAAAAATATTCCTCTTCACAAAAAGCAATAGGTCGGATACTACTGGAGTCTTTGGTTGAATATGCAAAGTTATATCTAAAAGAATCCAATGAGTTCAGCGTCGTTGATTTAGCCTGCGGCCCGGGTAATCTAAGCATTGGGATAAAACAGAGGTTGGAAAAAGAATATCTCAATACAAAAATTAACATGACCGGTTTGGATTATACGGAAGATAATGTTAAGCTTCTTATAGATGGATCAAAAAATAGTATAAAAGGCGTTGTCGGATCTTTTTTTGAATTGCCTCTCGAACCGGAGAGCATGGATATTATAACATCGAATGAGGGCCTGCACTGGCAACCACCCTATAAAATGGATGAAATAATTTATTCGCATTTATCCGGGCAGGAGAAAGAAAAATACAAATCATGGGCTATTGGAAATTTTACTAAAGCTATTCAGAATATATACAGGGTTTTAAAAAAAGATGGAATTGTAGTAGTGCAATTCGGTCATGAAGGGCAACTTCAGAAGTTATGGGATTTGATTCAGGAAGTATTGAATGAAGCTAAATTTCAAAAATATAAAGCTAAAATCAACTTCCCGCTTTACTATCCTGCTGAAGACGAAATAATCCATGCCTTTGTTCAAGCCGGATTTAATAAAGGGAAAATAGAGAAAAAGTCGTTTAATCAGGAATTAACAGAAGATAATCCGAAGGATATTACTGGATTTCTAAGAGCATTTACCAAGCCGGGTTTTAAAGCTTTTTTTGCATCCGAGGATTTGAAGTTATTTTATTCAACTGTAAGAAATAAGCTATCCCAAATGGATCTAAATGAATTTAGAAAAGATCAATGGCACAGGACTTTGATTAAGGTTAGGAAGTAG
- a CDS encoding M48 family metalloprotease, protein MNRKGNLFLIFVCFFSIQLYSQTATVTFKTGKVQITNDGKTLNPVAGNTIPDTAKIQTGKDGRLEFVYQEQRYRIQGNQTLVPKDSLAKNSLIEITKHSETSAGVRTLYDSLWVKMSENSEVAFKEYVKTQGGKIKNYKGWNKIVERIINKLIKASGNEPYKYQYAILKNPDFNAAAFPGGQFIIHTKTLDTLDDKVKLFKKKKLRDEVVKENLLAPILAHELAHYYNKHSYKFMKRVIGQADPLSEKEQFQEVNNIRFGQEAEIDADMTGSMYMQKAGYDVAWMLEMLNILKEIHSDFQKTTNNEDDLNPYFASHPSPNDRLSKFSSDKQTFYKLLSELEIAFANIQLGNGLGNALKTIDTALELETYKNNVDLLKAKAICIHKIWLNTVNVDDKRARSLLDMPSFKDSMLVNKEGTKGLFNGIPGEEDIYNLAKDAYKEVFDKSVPDPAFVSNYASLIVYEKKERDRAVVLSEFAARAGGIQTINNLAVVYLIAEKKEEALNLIMSLLINISTGLKIQALGFKSEYSDNEYIKQMEEKASIRKSFDPYYIPETTTVLLNSVLIARANKKKEDAKKLGEYYLSDFDSESKWAAYIKEELGLKTKFQPLSIEVSIEGIKMGDDKSIVSKKWKDPEVTTAFTIKDELDNEKNLDCEAMYYKKKNSRVIVCSGKVREIYFLHESNLKTNNNLKTGMNIEAVEKILGKKYQNQGGFRKYTLSNRSVFYLRFQDNILTEIYLVR, encoded by the coding sequence ATGAACAGGAAAGGAAATTTATTTCTAATTTTTGTATGTTTTTTTAGCATTCAGCTATATTCCCAAACAGCAACCGTAACTTTCAAAACAGGCAAAGTTCAAATCACGAATGATGGAAAAACCCTCAATCCCGTAGCCGGAAATACAATACCCGATACGGCAAAAATCCAAACGGGAAAGGATGGCAGGCTTGAATTCGTTTATCAAGAGCAAAGATATAGAATACAGGGAAATCAAACTCTTGTCCCGAAGGATAGTCTGGCTAAAAATAGCTTAATCGAGATTACAAAGCATTCAGAAACATCTGCAGGGGTTCGCACTTTATACGATTCTCTCTGGGTGAAGATGTCAGAAAATAGCGAGGTTGCATTTAAGGAGTATGTAAAGACTCAGGGTGGAAAAATTAAAAATTATAAGGGCTGGAATAAAATCGTTGAACGAATTATCAATAAATTGATTAAAGCATCCGGTAACGAACCCTATAAATATCAATATGCAATATTAAAAAATCCTGACTTTAATGCAGCTGCGTTTCCCGGAGGACAATTTATTATACACACCAAAACCCTCGATACCCTGGATGATAAAGTAAAACTTTTTAAGAAAAAAAAGCTGAGAGATGAAGTTGTGAAAGAAAATCTCCTCGCACCGATTTTAGCCCACGAACTGGCCCACTACTATAATAAGCATTCCTATAAATTTATGAAGAGAGTCATCGGTCAGGCGGATCCTTTAAGCGAAAAAGAACAATTTCAGGAAGTCAATAACATTCGCTTCGGTCAGGAGGCTGAAATAGACGCGGACATGACAGGTTCGATGTACATGCAAAAAGCCGGATATGATGTAGCATGGATGTTAGAGATGCTTAATATTTTAAAAGAGATACACTCCGATTTCCAAAAAACTACAAACAATGAAGACGACCTCAACCCTTACTTTGCATCCCATCCTTCGCCTAACGATAGGCTTTCTAAGTTTTCGAGCGATAAGCAAACGTTTTATAAACTATTGTCTGAATTAGAAATTGCTTTTGCTAATATACAGTTGGGAAATGGACTCGGAAATGCTTTAAAAACAATAGATACTGCATTAGAATTGGAAACTTATAAGAATAATGTGGATTTATTAAAAGCAAAAGCAATATGTATCCATAAGATCTGGCTTAATACGGTGAATGTAGATGATAAAAGAGCACGTTCTCTTTTAGATATGCCTTCTTTTAAAGATAGTATGTTAGTAAATAAAGAAGGAACGAAAGGATTATTCAACGGGATTCCGGGTGAAGAGGATATATATAACTTAGCCAAGGATGCGTATAAAGAAGTTTTTGATAAGTCAGTTCCTGATCCTGCTTTTGTTTCCAATTATGCAAGTTTGATTGTCTATGAAAAAAAAGAAAGGGATAGAGCCGTGGTATTATCCGAATTCGCTGCAAGAGCGGGTGGAATCCAAACCATTAATAATTTAGCGGTTGTCTATTTGATTGCGGAAAAAAAAGAAGAAGCACTCAATCTAATCATGAGTTTGTTAATAAATATATCAACCGGTTTGAAAATCCAGGCATTAGGTTTCAAATCAGAGTATAGTGATAATGAGTACATTAAACAAATGGAAGAGAAGGCAAGTATTAGGAAGAGTTTTGATCCTTACTATATTCCTGAAACAACAACTGTTTTATTGAATTCGGTTTTAATTGCCCGTGCCAATAAGAAAAAGGAAGACGCAAAAAAATTAGGTGAATACTATCTAAGTGATTTTGATTCTGAGTCCAAATGGGCAGCTTATATTAAAGAAGAATTGGGTTTAAAAACAAAATTTCAACCCCTTTCCATTGAAGTCAGTATTGAAGGAATTAAAATGGGAGATGATAAAAGCATTGTGAGTAAGAAGTGGAAAGACCCTGAGGTAACAACTGCTTTTACAATCAAAGACGAGTTGGACAATGAAAAAAATTTAGACTGTGAGGCAATGTATTATAAGAAGAAAAACTCACGTGTAATAGTGTGTTCGGGTAAGGTTCGTGAAATCTATTTTTTACATGAATCAAACCTCAAGACAAATAACAACCTGAAGACGGGTATGAATATAGAAGCAGTAGAGAAAATCCTGGGGAAAAAATACCAGAATCAGGGAGGCTTTCGCAAATATACTTTGAGCAATCGATCCGTTTTTTATCTTCGATTTCAGGATAATATTCTGACAGAGATTTATCTGGTGAGATAA
- a CDS encoding tetratricopeptide repeat protein — MLYKKLTILFLLFIQLSTTLPLLAQTIDPENGVFWQGGSNNSYELYGPEYTPGFFNKFGFGLWSSNTSFNRDSNPKVLQMNFLYGETKDVYGLNLGLGITQFINGIYEDGKTRSSKMRGVTVNILGQNPDEMAGISIGGFGTITDKNIMGLSIGGLVSGSNEITTGISVALFSVSKNTTGISFGALTSFQKEDLNGLSLGIISGAKNVKGVSIGGLNYSQDTKGIQFGLINYSTGKSWLQIGLINYARGNWLPFFPLMNFDFGSLFASNTKKNDDKSIAKTDNIQEGAESTTPTPKNNEADRLNQEGIKLLNTGKYDEAIEKFEASLEICLKTFGEGHPSTASSYNNIGVVYDRKGECDKAIEYYNKSLEICLKTLGEEHPETANSYNNIGAVYIQKGEYDKALGYLNKALEIFLRIQGEGHPSTASSYNNIGAVYDSKGEYDKAIEYYNKSLEVNLKTFGEEHLSTATSYNNIGEAYRQKGEYDKAIEYYYKSLEICLKTLGEDHPSTATVYNNIGVTYDSKGEADKAIEYYNKSLKIRLKTLGKEHPETGLMH; from the coding sequence ATGTTATATAAAAAACTTACTATACTATTTTTGCTATTTATTCAATTATCAACCACACTTCCGCTCCTTGCCCAAACAATAGACCCGGAGAATGGAGTATTTTGGCAGGGTGGTAGTAATAATTCGTATGAATTATACGGACCTGAATATACTCCCGGCTTTTTTAATAAATTTGGTTTTGGTTTATGGTCTAGTAATACATCCTTTAACCGGGATTCCAATCCTAAAGTTTTGCAAATGAACTTTTTATACGGTGAAACCAAAGATGTGTATGGGCTAAATCTTGGACTCGGAATAACTCAATTTATAAATGGAATTTATGAGGATGGGAAAACAAGATCATCCAAAATGCGTGGTGTAACGGTGAATATTTTAGGACAAAACCCGGATGAGATGGCAGGAATATCAATAGGAGGATTTGGAACAATTACAGATAAAAACATAATGGGGTTATCCATTGGAGGGTTGGTTAGTGGTTCCAATGAAATTACAACCGGAATATCCGTAGCTTTATTCAGTGTTTCAAAAAATACAACCGGAATATCATTTGGGGCTCTAACTAGTTTCCAGAAAGAAGACCTAAATGGGCTGTCATTAGGCATCATCAGTGGAGCCAAAAATGTAAAAGGAGTATCCATCGGTGGACTAAATTATTCTCAAGATACAAAAGGAATTCAGTTTGGACTTATCAACTACTCTACTGGAAAGTCGTGGTTGCAAATTGGATTAATCAACTACGCAAGAGGAAACTGGTTACCCTTTTTTCCACTAATGAACTTTGATTTTGGATCTCTTTTTGCTTCGAATACAAAAAAGAACGATGATAAATCAATTGCAAAAACAGATAATATCCAAGAAGGAGCAGAAAGCACTACTCCAACACCAAAAAACAACGAAGCCGATAGGTTAAACCAGGAAGGCATTAAACTCCTTAATACAGGAAAATATGATGAAGCCATAGAAAAGTTTGAAGCATCACTGGAAATCTGTTTAAAAACTTTTGGCGAAGGGCATCCATCTACAGCTAGCAGTTACAATAATATTGGAGTAGTGTATGATCGCAAAGGCGAATGCGATAAGGCAATCGAGTATTATAATAAATCACTGGAAATCTGTTTAAAAACCTTAGGAGAAGAACATCCGGAAACAGCTAACAGTTACAATAATATTGGAGCAGTGTATATACAAAAAGGGGAATATGATAAGGCACTCGGGTATTTGAATAAAGCCCTTGAAATCTTTCTTAGAATCCAGGGCGAAGGGCATCCATCTACAGCTAGCAGTTACAATAATATTGGAGCAGTGTATGATAGTAAAGGTGAATACGACAAGGCAATCGAATATTATAATAAATCACTGGAAGTCAATTTAAAAACTTTTGGCGAAGAGCATCTATCTACAGCCACAAGTTATAATAATATTGGAGAAGCCTATAGACAAAAAGGGGAATATGATAAGGCAATCGAGTATTATTATAAATCACTGGAAATCTGTTTGAAAACCTTAGGCGAAGATCATCCATCTACAGCCACTGTTTACAACAATATTGGAGTAACGTATGACAGCAAAGGTGAAGCCGACAAGGCAATCGAATATTATAATAAATCACTGAAAATCCGTTTAAAAACCCTTGGCAAAGAGCATCCCGAGACAGGGTTGATGCACTAA
- a CDS encoding tetratricopeptide repeat protein produces MLTKKLTTLFFIFVLLSTAVPVLAQTAEQKAHPKYKELEVHFEAFTNAKDNETFQKEMNIVIGLEQEIFGEPHLKTAEIFFILGTVNLQIEKLDKALDRFKIAVQIREKFLGKNHPDTVKTQQIINALQTKIEKSSGDNTSTTSTPKTDEAYRLNWEGVQLYQAGKYDEAIQKFEASLKLRLTIHDKEHPDTATTYNNIGDAYYNKGEYGKAIEYFNKSLKIRLKTLGEEHPDIAQSYNNIGDVYKNKGENDKAIEYYNRSLKIRLKTLGEEHPDTAIIYNNIGDVYRNKSEYDKAIEYYNRSLKIRLKTLGEEHTYTAGSYNNIGVAYCSKREYDKAIEHLDKALSIILRAIGEEHPYTATTYNNVGDVYKNKGEYDKAIEYYNRSLKIRLKTLGEEHPDTVKTQQIINALQAKIEKNSRDNTSTTSTPETSEADRLNREGVQFYQAGKYDDAIQKFEASLKIRLKTLGEDHIDTAISYYNIGLGYVAKGEFVRGIEYFEKSLKIKIKILGEDHPNVVAIKANISTLKTTITTQKDKKNTQTNKEALLMEHYNVYNDALNQKGDYNTALIEAEKVLELAKEIYGEEDPNYAVCYGNAGLVYKKKGEYHKALKYYDKSLKILLKTVGENHELTAMNYNNIGATYRSLGEIDKAMEYYKKSLGIYIKTVGEMNLDTAMNYSNIGEVLFVKGEYNKSLEYLNKAFNSSKRLGENHPAVKTIKDNLDRVKKYAELELSYQAWQDSKTTETYRTKAKEVFKKEKELFGTLHLKSAGIMNYTGIRYLRVGKYTDAKKAFQIALQIRTKFLGENHPETAISYNNMGEAYRYQGEYDKAIEYLNKSLAIQLKTLEENHLETAISYNNLGLAYVLKGQYEEGIENYNKSLTIQLKLLGENNKYVALLYNNLGAAYLSKGEYDKALKYLQKALDIRLKVLGENTPHTTSSYNNLGGIYHNIGEYDKALEYLTKALSIRLKIHGEKHPDTANSYNSLGMVYDQIEKYDEAINNYKKSLSIRLEILGKNHPDIAGSYNNIGHAYYSKKEYDKAIKYFTKSYTISRKVLGENHLRTVIFYSNLGGIYYSKGEYNKAIDYYKKTIQKLEKTEERDILIGAYTHLKLIYIVNRQIPQAIETLQKTVGLILQSRLHIYGKDKGKFMTRHFHLFKELVELYNQTGQYDKAFKITEKMRGLSLLENFQLQYALKESGVDRKLANDMLKRKGEIESHYSEYSAVLRQGEKGQVYAKSLKDKILTEERELERLDKSLEKSNPLYAKNRKIQIPDIPSLQKQLGEANKTLIEYTLNKDEKGKESLTAFVISKNGFQAISLGTNLDLSLKIQNLRRIISKRPRSRYFILGKTVDNQDILFTTSDLKTEEYSCKNPNETERTSCKTIKKGTEIYRKELQEEKNILQTKDTNHAAKVSWKKFATIEKKTVYTDDVTNDFLPRYLKEIYSICIQPLYDKNLLKTKDILISPDASIYTIPFSALIDKDGKYWNEKVTLSMIHSASIWMKLRESKNRKYSYPIFAMGNPFYSDKYAESKGVRAADMRAVTKSGALSELPLDNLPGSAEEIKYIKKEIYHQENSKHIKERISANKQELRDSFPERKPNYKTVHFSVHGLFFPDAEELNSLALTARGKVEKFNAEALKQYETRHKKKVPEDGFLKMGDVIDLGIKSDLVVMSACETSLGSEKAGEGMVGLPQAFLMAGSQNTLATLWSVDDKGTMEFFKKFYKYYLLQKVSLIANRSLQRTQSRMYAKDNKYKDPYYWSAFVLYGE; encoded by the coding sequence ATGCTAACTAAAAAACTTACCACCCTTTTTTTTATTTTTGTTCTATTATCAACCGCAGTACCGGTTCTGGCCCAGACAGCAGAGCAAAAGGCACATCCAAAGTACAAGGAACTTGAAGTCCACTTCGAGGCATTTACCAACGCAAAAGATAATGAAACTTTCCAAAAAGAGATGAATATTGTAATCGGTCTGGAACAAGAAATTTTTGGAGAACCCCACTTAAAAACTGCTGAAATATTCTTCATTTTAGGGACAGTGAATTTACAAATTGAAAAGTTGGATAAGGCTTTAGATCGTTTTAAAATTGCAGTACAAATTCGAGAAAAGTTTTTAGGTAAAAACCATCCTGATACTGTAAAAACACAACAAATAATTAATGCCCTTCAAACAAAGATTGAAAAAAGTAGTGGAGACAATACAAGCACAACTTCAACACCAAAAACTGATGAAGCATATAGGTTAAACTGGGAAGGGGTTCAACTTTATCAAGCAGGAAAATACGACGAAGCCATCCAAAAGTTTGAAGCTTCACTGAAACTCCGTTTGACAATCCATGACAAAGAGCATCCCGATACAGCCACAACCTACAATAATATTGGAGATGCGTATTACAACAAAGGCGAATATGGTAAGGCAATTGAGTATTTTAATAAATCACTGAAAATCCGCTTAAAAACCCTTGGCGAAGAACATCCTGATATCGCACAAAGTTACAATAATATTGGTGATGTGTATAAGAACAAAGGCGAAAATGATAAAGCAATAGAGTATTACAACAGGTCTCTGAAAATCCGTTTAAAAACCCTTGGCGAAGAACACCCTGATACAGCTATAATTTACAATAATATTGGTGATGTGTATAGGAACAAAAGTGAATATGATAAAGCAATAGAGTATTACAACAGGTCTCTGAAAATCCGTTTAAAAACCCTTGGCGAAGAACATACATACACAGCGGGGAGCTACAATAATATTGGTGTGGCGTATTGCAGCAAAAGAGAATATGATAAGGCTATCGAGCATTTGGATAAAGCCTTGAGTATCATTTTAAGAGCGATAGGCGAAGAGCATCCATATACAGCCACAACCTACAATAATGTTGGTGATGTGTATAAGAACAAAGGCGAATATGATAAAGCAATAGAGTATTACAACAGGTCTCTGAAAATCCGTTTAAAAACCTTAGGCGAAGAACACCCTGATACTGTAAAAACACAACAAATAATTAATGCCCTTCAAGCAAAGATTGAAAAAAATAGTAGAGACAACACAAGCACAACTTCAACACCAGAAACCAGTGAAGCCGATAGATTAAACCGGGAAGGGGTTCAATTTTATCAAGCAGGCAAATACGATGATGCCATCCAAAAGTTTGAAGCTTCACTGAAAATCCGTTTAAAAACCTTAGGCGAAGACCATATTGATACAGCGATAAGTTATTATAATATAGGTCTTGGATATGTGGCTAAAGGAGAATTTGTTAGAGGTATAGAGTATTTTGAGAAATCATTAAAAATTAAGATAAAAATTCTGGGAGAAGATCATCCCAATGTAGTAGCAATAAAAGCCAATATTTCTACTTTAAAAACAACAATAACAACTCAAAAAGATAAAAAAAATACTCAAACTAATAAAGAAGCTTTGCTGATGGAACATTATAATGTGTACAATGATGCCTTAAACCAAAAAGGAGATTATAATACCGCTCTTATAGAAGCTGAAAAAGTTCTCGAACTAGCAAAAGAAATTTATGGTGAAGAAGATCCTAATTATGCAGTATGTTACGGTAATGCTGGATTAGTATATAAGAAAAAAGGAGAATATCACAAAGCACTTAAATATTATGATAAATCTTTAAAAATTCTTTTAAAAACAGTTGGTGAAAATCATGAATTGACTGCAATGAACTATAATAACATTGGGGCAACTTATAGAAGTTTAGGTGAAATAGACAAGGCAATGGAGTATTATAAGAAGTCATTGGGTATCTATATTAAGACAGTAGGTGAAATGAATTTAGATACAGCAATGAATTATAGTAATATTGGAGAAGTTCTTTTTGTTAAAGGGGAATATAATAAATCTTTGGAGTATTTAAACAAAGCATTTAATAGTTCAAAAAGGCTAGGCGAAAATCACCCAGCAGTAAAAACAATTAAAGATAATTTAGATAGAGTTAAAAAATATGCTGAATTAGAATTATCTTATCAAGCATGGCAAGATTCCAAAACTACTGAAACATATCGCACGAAAGCAAAAGAAGTATTTAAAAAAGAAAAAGAACTTTTTGGAACTCTACATTTGAAATCAGCAGGAATTATGAATTATACTGGCATTAGGTATCTTAGAGTTGGGAAATATACTGATGCAAAAAAAGCCTTTCAAATTGCTTTGCAAATCAGAACTAAATTTTTAGGAGAAAATCATCCGGAGACAGCTATTTCTTATAATAATATGGGAGAAGCATATCGTTATCAAGGGGAATATGATAAAGCTATTGAGTATTTAAATAAATCGTTAGCGATCCAGCTAAAAACTTTAGAAGAAAATCATCTGGAGACAGCTATTTCTTATAATAACCTTGGTTTAGCTTATGTCTTAAAAGGACAATATGAGGAAGGGATCGAAAATTACAACAAATCGCTTACTATTCAGTTAAAACTCTTGGGAGAAAATAATAAATATGTTGCTCTTCTTTATAATAATCTTGGTGCAGCTTATCTTAGCAAAGGAGAATATGATAAAGCTTTGAAATATCTTCAAAAAGCACTTGATATTCGTTTAAAAGTTTTAGGAGAAAATACTCCTCATACTACAAGCTCTTATAATAACCTGGGAGGAATATATCACAATATAGGAGAATATGATAAAGCTTTAGAATATCTTACAAAGGCACTTAGTATTCGTTTAAAAATTCACGGAGAAAAACATCCAGATACTGCAAACTCTTATAATAGCTTAGGGATGGTTTACGACCAAATAGAAAAATATGATGAAGCTATTAATAATTATAAGAAATCATTATCTATAAGATTAGAAATACTAGGAAAAAATCATCCGGATATTGCTGGTTCATATAACAATATTGGACATGCTTACTATTCAAAAAAAGAATACGATAAAGCTATAAAATATTTTACTAAATCATATACTATTAGTAGAAAAGTTCTAGGTGAAAATCATCTACGTACTGTTATTTTTTATAGTAATTTAGGTGGTATTTATTATTCCAAAGGTGAATATAATAAGGCTATAGATTATTATAAAAAAACAATCCAAAAATTAGAAAAAACGGAAGAAAGGGATATTCTTATTGGTGCATATACACATCTTAAACTAATATATATAGTCAATCGACAAATACCCCAAGCAATTGAAACCCTCCAAAAAACAGTAGGTTTAATTCTTCAATCCCGCTTACATATTTATGGAAAAGACAAAGGGAAATTTATGACCAGGCATTTTCATCTTTTTAAAGAACTCGTAGAGCTATACAACCAAACAGGTCAATACGATAAAGCTTTCAAAATTACAGAGAAAATGCGCGGACTTTCGCTTTTAGAAAACTTTCAGTTGCAGTATGCACTTAAAGAATCCGGTGTAGATAGGAAGCTTGCCAACGATATGCTCAAGCGCAAAGGTGAAATTGAGTCTCACTATTCCGAATACTCCGCTGTTCTGCGACAGGGTGAAAAAGGACAGGTTTATGCGAAAAGCCTAAAAGATAAAATCCTTACTGAAGAAAGAGAACTCGAAAGGCTGGACAAAAGCCTTGAAAAGTCCAATCCACTCTATGCTAAAAATCGCAAAATTCAAATTCCGGACATTCCAAGCCTGCAAAAGCAGTTAGGCGAGGCCAATAAGACTCTTATCGAATATACTTTGAACAAAGACGAAAAGGGCAAGGAAAGTTTAACTGCCTTTGTCATTTCCAAAAATGGATTTCAGGCTATTTCTCTCGGAACGAATTTAGACCTTTCCTTAAAAATCCAAAACCTGAGAAGGATTATTTCCAAAAGACCGCGTAGCAGGTATTTTATCCTCGGAAAAACTGTAGACAATCAGGATATTTTATTCACCACATCCGACTTAAAAACAGAAGAATACTCCTGCAAAAATCCGAATGAAACCGAGAGAACTTCCTGCAAAACAATTAAAAAGGGAACTGAAATTTATAGAAAAGAGTTGCAGGAAGAAAAGAATATCTTGCAAACAAAAGATACAAATCATGCAGCAAAGGTAAGCTGGAAGAAGTTTGCAACAATAGAAAAGAAGACCGTTTATACTGACGATGTTACCAATGACTTCCTACCCCGGTATCTAAAAGAAATTTATAGCATCTGTATCCAGCCCCTATACGACAAAAACCTTCTGAAAACAAAAGACATTTTAATTTCTCCTGACGCCTCGATTTATACCATCCCCTTTTCTGCTTTAATAGACAAAGACGGAAAATACTGGAATGAAAAAGTCACTCTTTCGATGATTCACTCTGCGAGTATTTGGATGAAGCTCAGAGAGTCCAAAAATCGAAAGTATTCCTATCCTATCTTTGCAATGGGAAATCCTTTTTACTCTGATAAATATGCAGAAAGCAAAGGAGTCCGTGCTGCCGACATGCGTGCTGTAACAAAAAGTGGGGCTTTGAGCGAACTTCCCTTAGACAATTTACCGGGAAGTGCAGAGGAAATCAAATATATAAAAAAGGAAATATACCATCAGGAAAATTCGAAACATATCAAGGAGAGAATTTCCGCCAATAAGCAGGAACTCAGGGATAGCTTTCCCGAACGAAAGCCAAATTATAAGACAGTGCATTTTTCTGTTCACGGTCTTTTCTTTCCCGATGCAGAAGAATTGAACTCACTGGCACTTACAGCACGAGGAAAGGTTGAAAAATTCAATGCCGAAGCTTTAAAGCAGTATGAAACCAGGCACAAGAAAAAGGTGCCGGAGGATGGCTTCTTAAAAATGGGTGATGTAATTGACCTCGGAATCAAGAGTGACCTTGTCGTAATGAGTGCCTGCGAGACATCACTTGGTTCAGAAAAGGCCGGCGAGGGAATGGTTGGACTTCCACAGGCCTTTCTTATGGCAGGCTCTCAAAACACTCTCGCTACATTATGGTCGGTAGATGATAAGGGTACTATGGAGTTTTTCAAAAAGTTCTACAAATACTACCTTCTTCAAAAAGTAAGCTTAATTGCCAACCGCTCCCTGCAACGTACCCAGTCCCGGATGTATGCAAAAGATAATAAATATAAAGACCCTTATTATTGGTCAGCCTTTGTGTTATATGGAGAATAG